Proteins from a single region of Apis mellifera strain DH4 linkage group LG7, Amel_HAv3.1, whole genome shotgun sequence:
- the LOC102654121 gene encoding protein YIPF5: protein MSGYTGTDNYWGQSPQGQYNFDPSGFGQPNQQFEFQTYNDQQSGDFSYTQKSYLDPTQSAYTGGSTGFVDEEEEPPLLEELGIDPDRILQKTLAVLNPFHRKGQIDDANYLLQDSDLAGPVAFCLILATFLTLAGSKAHFGYIYGLAMTSCIFMYILQSLMSTSTNITLSSVASVLGYCLLPEVVLAGLSIFTTLQATIGLVLSMFAVAWSTLSASRLLTTMSGEENQRLLIAYPCGLLYGVFTLIIIF, encoded by the exons ATGTCTGGTTATACGGGAACAGACAATTATTGGGGACAATCTCCCCAAggacaatataattttgatcctTCTGGTTTTGGACAACCTAACcaacaatttgaatttcaaacatATAATGATCAACAATCTGGAGATTTTTCTTACACGCAAAAAAGTTATCTTGATCCTACACAAAGTGCATATACTGGTG gATCAACCGGATTCgtagatgaagaagaagaaccaCCTCTTTTAGAAGAATTAGGCATAGATCCAGAtcgaatattacaaaaaacatTAGCTGTATTAAATCCATTTCATAGAAAAGGACAAATAGATGatgcaaattatttacttCAAGATTCAGATTTAGCAGGGCCAGTAGCATTTTGTTTAATACTTGCTACATTTCTTACATTAGCTGGTTCAAAAGCACATTTTGGTTATATTTATGGTTTAGCAATGACTTCAtgcatttttatgtatattcttCAATCATTAATGAGTACTTCTactaatattacattatcttCTGTAGCATCTGTATTAGGTTATTGTTTATTACCAGAAGTAGTTCTTGCTGGTCTTAGTATTTTCACAACTTTACAGGCTACAATTGGTCTAGTTCTTTCTATGTTTGCTGTTGCTTGGTCAACACTTTCTGCATCTAGACTTCTTACAACTATGTCAGGAGAAGAAAATCAGCGACTACTCATTGCTTATCCTTGTGGTCTACTTTATGGggtttttacattaataataatattctaa
- the LOC412552 gene encoding CCR4-NOT transcription complex subunit 6-like — protein MGTCGQDSRFIVRSCQSYTSSSQVTANHPPQRPWIPLTRPNRSRPTCIFTVMCYNVLCDKYATRQMYGYCPSWALDWEYRKKGILDEIRHYAADIISLQEVETDQFYNFFLPELKHDGYDGIFSPKSRAKTMAENDRKYVDGCAIFYRTAKFTLIKEHLVEFNQLAMANAEGSDNMLNRVMPKDNIGLAALLRTKEAAWDNGLPSDPAQVQQPILVCTAHIHWDPEFCDVKLIQTMMLSNELRSILDQAGQSFRPGHKPDSSNVQLLLCGDFNSLPDSGVIEFLTSGRVAADHRDFKDLAYKSCLQKISGCDKPNEFTHSFKLASAYSEDIMPYTNYTFEFKGIIDYIFYSKQSMVPLGLLGPLSADWFKEHKVVGCPHPHVPSDHFPLLVELEMTPTVGTSNGLISRR, from the exons ttACTGCAAATCATCCACCTCAGAGACCATGGATACCATTAACAAGACCGAATAGATCGAGACCAACGT GTATATTCACAGTAATGTGTTATAATGTACTGTGTGACAAATACGCAACAAGACAGATGTACGGTTATTGTCCAAGTTGGGCGCTTGATTGGGAAtatcgaaagaaaggaatcCTGGACGAAATACGGCATTATGCCGCGGACATAATCAGCTTGCAGGAGGTCGAGACGGaccaattctataattttttcctgCCAGAACTTAAACACGATGGTTATGATGGGATCTTTTCTCCAAAATCTCGAGCGAAAACAATGGCGGAAAATGACCGTAAATACGTTGACGGCTGCGCTATTTTTTATAGGACAGCTAA atttaCACTGATAAAAGAACATTTAGTCGAATTTAACCAATTGGCAATGGCGAACGCAGAAGGTTCTGACAATATGTTGAATAGAGTCATGCCAAAAGATAATATTGGATTGGCTGCCTTGCTTAGGACCAAGGAGGCTGCTTGGGATAACg gcCTTCCATCTGATCCAGCACAAGTTCAACAACCAATTTTAGTTTGCACAGCACACATCCATTGGGATCCAGAATTTTGTGacgttaaattaatacaaacaaTGATGCTCAGTAATGAATTACGTTCCATTTTGGACCAAGCTGGCCAGTCCTTCAGACCTGGTCACAAGCCTGATTCTTCTAATGTTCAATTATTACTGTGTGGTGATTTCAATTCCTTACCTGATTCTG gtgtaattgaatttcttaCTTCGGGACGAGTAGCAGCTGATCACCGTGATTTTAAAGACTTAGCTTATAAATCATGCTTACAAAAGATCTCTGGTTGCGATAAACCTAATGAATTTACTCATTCTTTTAAACTTGCATCTGCATATAGTGAAGATATTATGCCCTATACTAATTATAC attcgaATTCAAAGGTATAATAGATTACATTTTCTATTCGAAACAAAGCATGGTACCATTAGGACTTTTAGGTCCTTTAAGTGCAGATTGGTTTAAAGAACATAAAGTAGTTGGTTGTCCACATCCACATGTTCCATCtg atCACTTTCCTTTATTAGTGGAACTCGAAATGACACCAACAGTAGGAACAAGCAATGGATTGATTTCACGCAGGTAG